Proteins encoded together in one Impatiens glandulifera chromosome 1, dImpGla2.1, whole genome shotgun sequence window:
- the LOC124920721 gene encoding G-type lectin S-receptor-like serine/threonine-protein kinase At2g19130 translates to MNTILFVAAAVVLLLHFSFIHGGNTISSNQILSGNQTIVSAHGIYELGFFKPGNSSSKNYIGIWYHNIHPQTVVWVANRDKPISDTHSSQLKILGRKLILLQSQTLIWSTDEDNVFSPHNSSSNIEAILGDNGNFVLTDESIMIWQSFDHPVDTWLPGSKLSYNKLTNRHQIITSWKNYDDPSLGLFSIELDASNNEYISRWNRSVPYWFSGSWDGEIFSNVPEMKIGMFYNWSYIDNENESYFTYSTFNTNLLTRFFLDLTGQVKQTTWIDGVGWNLFWTQPGKQCDVYASCGPNGVCNQIQMPFCNCIPGFTPKSTHDWDLGDFSGGCVMKNTQLKCHHKEGFKLLPGFRLPDSSIPWPVESEKDCETSCFNNCSCFAYAYGKECLIWSEGLLNLEQLSLSDGNGKSIYIKLAAGEHPSGKRSTRIIMGAAVLVFLGAVSVLGLVLFYIWWKKIRWVGVSKMEGYLIAFVYKDLQIATKNFSEKLGGGAFGSVYKGMLKDSTLIAVKRLDSIRQGEKQFRMEVSTIGTVQHVNLVRLRGFCSEGDNRLLVYDYMQNGSLGSVLFHEENSKTLDWKTRQRVAIGIARGLTYLHEKCRDCIVHCDIKPENILLDSEFCPMVADFGLAKLIGRDFSRVLTTIRGTRGYLAPEWISGQAITAKADVYSYGMMVFELISGRRNSEWLEDERIKFFPTLAANLVLKGGDIVSLLDDRLDRTGVEAEDVMRIYKVACWCIQNEESDRPTMGEVVQILEGVKDVNQPPIPRLLQVFVDKYEDDQDDGDLFFFTDPAAVASSSTDKSRQN, encoded by the coding sequence ATGAACACCATTCTCTTTGTCGCCGCCGCCGTCGTTCTCCTCCTCCACTTCTCCTTCATCCACGGTGGCAACACCATATCATCAAACCAAATCCTGTCCGGAAACCAGACAATCGTGTCAGCACATGGAATATATGAACTGGGTTTCTTCAAACCAGGTAATTCCTCCTCAAAAAACTACATAGGAATATGGTATCACAATATCCATCCCCAAACTGTTGTTTGGGTAGCAAACAGAGACAAACCCATCTCAGATACACACTCATCTCAACTCAAAATCCTCGGCCGCAAATTGATACTTCTCCAATCCCAAACACTAATCTGGTCCACCGATGAAGACAACGTCTTTTCCCCCCATAATTCATCATCAAACATTGAAGCAATCCTCGGTGACAATGGTAATTTCGTGTTAACAGATGAATCCATAATGATTTGGCAGAGTTTTGATCACCCTGTTGACACATGGTTACCCGGTTCCAAGCTTTCGTATAACAAACTCACCAACAGGCACCAAATCATCACTTCATGGAAAAACTATGACGATCCATCTCTCGGTTTATTTTCCATTGAATTGGACGCAAGTAACAATGAATATATCAGTCGGTGGAATCGATCGGTACCGTATTGGTTCAGCGGTTCATGGGATGGTGAGATTTTCAGTAATGTCCCGGAGATGAAGATAGGGATGTTCTACAATTGGAGTTATATTGACAATGAAAACGAGAGTTATTTTACGTATTCCACTTTTAATACCAATCTTCTTACTCGATTCTTTCTGGATTTAACCGGTCAAGTCAAGCAAACAACTTGGATCGATGGTGTTGGATGGAATTTATTCTGGACTCAACCGGGAAAGCAATGCGATGTTTATGCTTCATGCGGCCCAAATGGAGTTTGCAATCAGATTCAAATGCCCTTCTGTAATTGCATTCCAGGTTTCACTCCAAAGTCAACCCATGATTGGGATCTTGGTGATTTCTCCGGCGGCTGTGTTATGAAGAACACCCAATTGAAATGTCATCATAAAGAAGGGTTCAAGTTGCTTCCTGGATTTAGATTGCCTGATAGTTCAATTCCTTGGCCGGTTGAAAGTGAAAAGGATTGTGAAACTTCCTGCTTCAATAACTGTTCCTGCTTTGCTTATGCTTATGGCAAAGAATGTTTGATTTGGAGTGAAGGGCTATTGAATCTTGAACAGTTAAGTCTAAGCGATGGTAATGGAAAGAGTATTTATATCAAACTAGCCGCCGGCGAGCATCCTAGTGGAAAGAGGAGTACGAGAATAATTATGGGTGCTGCCGTTTTGGTTTTCCTAGGTGCTGTCTCTGTTTTGGGTCTGGTTTTGTTCTACATTTGGTGGAAGAAGATTAGATGGGTTGGAGTGTCAAAGATGGAAGGATATCTGATTGCGTTTGTGTATAAAGATTTGCAAATTGCAACCAAAAACTTCTCGGAGAAATTAGGAGGAGGAGCATTTGGCTCAGTTTATAAAGGGATGTTGAAAGATTCAACTTTGATAGCCGTTAAGAGACTAGACAGCATAAGACAAGGAGAGAAGCAGTTCAGAATGGAAGTAAGCACGATTGGAACCGTTCAACACGTTAACCTCGTCCGCCTTCGCGGATTTTGTTCCGAAGGCGACAATAGATTGCTCGTTTACGACTACATGCAGAACGGTTCACTCGGTTCTGTTCTTTTCCACGAAGAGAATTCTAAAACTCTAGACTGGAAAACACGACAGAGAGTCGCAATCGGAATTGCGCGTGGCCTGACTTATTTACACGAGAAATGTCGAGATTGCATCGTCCACTGCGATATAAAGCCTGAAAACATCCTCTTGGATTCGGAATTCTGTCCCATGGTGGCTGATTTCGGTCTGGCAAAGCTAATAGGTCGAGATTTCAGTAGAGTTTTGACTACGATAAGAGGAACTAGAGGCTATCTTGCTCCGGAATGGATATCGGGACAAGCTATAACTGCGAAAGCTGATGTTTATAGTTATGGGATGATGGTGTTCGAGTTGATATCGGGAAGGAGGAACTCGGAGTGGTTGGAAGACGAGAGAATAAAATTCTTCCCGACTTTGGCtgcaaatttggtgttgaaagGCGGGGATATAGTGAGTTTGTTGGACGATCGATTGGATAGAACGGGTGTGGAGGCGGAAGACGTGATGAGGATTTATAAGGTGGCATGTTGGTGCATACAAAACGAAGAAAGCGACAGACCTACAATGGGTGAAGTGGTACAGATACTAGAAGGTGTTAAAGATGTGAATCAACCTCCCATTCCGAGGCTTCTACAAGTCTTTGTGGATAAGTACGAGGATGATCAGGATGATGGTGACCTCTTTTTTTTCACAGATCCGGCAGCGGTTGCATCCTCCTCAACGGATAAAAGCCGGCAGAATTAA